TGAAGCATTAAAGAGAGAAACTCTGCGTCTCTTGTTTGAGAGAGCATTTCTTGACAAGAACTCTTCTGATGCATAAAATTTATCAAGTACGGACCTCAAAGCCTGACGAACTGAATTTACAAGGAGCTCCCGTCCCTCAGAATTCTCAAGATTCTGTTGGTCACAACCAGTCATCTCAAACACATTCACCATCCTACTTCCTAAGGTCGCAATTTCAGCACTCACAGTTTTCAGAGGAAGGGTTTCAAGAGCTTGTCTCAAATCAGAAAAAAGCTCATGCTTATAATCGCAACAAAGAAATGCCCTGATCGTATACGAAACTTCTCCAGCTGCATCTGCTTGGTGTTCTTCTACTCTTACTTCATCAGTGTCTGTTGGCACAAGCATACCCTTAGTAGCTTCAGTTGCCTTCTTTCTCAATTCCTTCACATGATTAATTACTTCAGCAAGTAATGCTGCCTTG
The DNA window shown above is from Coffea arabica cultivar ET-39 chromosome 5e, Coffea Arabica ET-39 HiFi, whole genome shotgun sequence and carries:
- the LOC113743679 gene encoding transcription factor bHLH30-like, with amino-acid sequence MEFLNSFNGFPENYGYQGTVKNGSGSSSSLILDNEKGELVRALVRPGQKGVNAEKALIALRNHSEAERRRRERINGHLTSLRSLIPGTSKMDKAALLAEVINHVKELRKKATEATKGMLVPTDTDEVRVEEHQADAAGEVSYTIRAFLCCDYKHELFSDLRQALETLPLKTVSAEIATLGSRMVNVFEMTGCDQQNLENSEGRELLVNSVRQALRSVLDKFYASEEFLSRNALSNKRRRVSLFNASSSSSLENFW